Proteins encoded by one window of Engraulis encrasicolus isolate BLACKSEA-1 chromosome 21, IST_EnEncr_1.0, whole genome shotgun sequence:
- the LOC134437739 gene encoding neurofilament medium polypeptide-like, with amino-acid sequence MSYIMDNLYGPGYYRKGQVAMRTRTTPVSSGYQSATSRSSVSSGYRRTGGLSADSLESYNGEPRSRSEKEVLQALNDRFAVYIDKVRNLELQNKHLEAEAAALRQSQAGRSAVGEHYDRELGELRETITQLTQEKVQFFLEQQHVEEDLQHLRARLEDEMRGREEVEAAIRAVTKYIDESGLARLELDKKMESLQDECAFLKKNHEDEVTDLVAQIQGAQLTVDSRDQMKADLTNALREIRAELDAHASMNSAQAEEWFRVRMDKLSDAAQFNDDAIRAAHDEMAEYRRQLQSRIVELETLKGTRDSLERQRCETEHQHQGDMTSLQETIHQLDSELRGTKMEMASQLREYQDLLNVKMALDIEIAAYRKLLEGEETRFVSGLSPYSYLDSRLTVFTKEEEVIEEEGDAADEGEGGEEEEGGDEGEEGEKEGEDEGGEEGEKEEGEEEKEGGEEEEEAAEDAEGETKAEEEEGGDEEKEEEGEGEEGEKGEEEEEGGEEDAAAEEEEESKDEKSSPGSKSPQAKTPTSKSPESKSPKAKSPVSKSPKTKSPESKSPATKSPPKTPQPKSPPKSPAPEKVKAPPAKSADTKAPAKKSPEAKSESKEEKPKGKSTPAEAEKSAPKSKDKEEEQAPEEKQEEEDVKEEEAEKDGPSKGEDKKDEGKSPSKEPSQPAKKEEDKPKTEDKAKAETKPAAKPASEKKSPEKTESKDKKSEPSQAKEAPAKEASKTEKAEKSSSTDTKQAKATEEKPKK; translated from the exons ATGAGTTACATTATGGATAACCTGTACGGGCCCGGTTATTACCGTAAGGGCCAAGTAGCCATGAGGACAAGGACAACTCCAGTGTCAAGTGGCTACCAGTCTGCCACCTCCAGGAGCTCAGTTTCCTCTGGTTACCGACGCACAGGTGGCCTGTCTGCCGACAGCCTCGAGTCCTACAACGGAGAGCCAAGATCCCGCAGCGAGAAAGAGGTTCTCCAGGCTCTTAATGACCGCTTCGCTGTCTACATCGACAAGGTGCGCAACCTGGAGCTGCAGAACAAGCACCTGGAAGCGGAGGCAGCTGCGCTGCGACAAAGTCAAGCCGGGCGCTCAGCCGTCGGCGAGCACTACGACCGCGAGCTCGGCGAACTGAGGGAGACCATCACTCAGCTGACCCAGGAGAAAGTGCAGTTCTTCCTGGAGCAGCAGCACGTCGAAGAGGACCTCCAGCACCTCAGGGCGAGACTTGAAGATGAGATGCGCGGCCGAGAGGAGGTGGAAGCCGCCATCCGCGCGGTGACCAAGTACATAGACGAGTCCGGACTCGCACGTCTGGAACTGGACAAGAAGATGGAGTCACTCCAGGACGAGTGCGCCTTCCTGAAGAAGAACCACGAGGACGAGGTGACTGACCTGGTTGCGCAGATCCAGGGCGCTCAGCTGACTGTGGACTCCCGGGACCAGATGAAGGCTGACTTGACCAATGCCCTCCGTGAAATCCGCGCAGAGCTGGACGCTCACGCGTCCATGAACTCGGCACAGGCTGAGGAATGGTTCAGAG TCCGAATGGATAAACTGTCCGATGCGGCCCAGTTCAACGACGACGCAATACGTGCTGCGCACGACGAGATGGCCGAGTACCGGAGGCAGCTGCAGAGCCGCATTGTGGAGCTCGAGACCCTCAAAGGCACCCGGGACTCACTGGAGAGACAGCGCTGCGAGACGGAGCACCAACACCAGGGAGACATGACATCTCTACAG GAAACCATTCATCAGCTGGACAGTGAGCTGAGGGGCACAAAAATGGAAATGGCCAGTCAGCTTCGGGAATATCAGGACCTGCTGAACGTCAAGATGGCTTTAGATATCGAAATAGCTGCTTATAG GAAGTTGCTGGAGGGAGAGGAAACTCGCTTCGTGTCTGGTCTGAGTCCCTACTCCTACCTGGACAGCCGACTCACTGTTTTCACAAAGGAGGAAGAGGTCATCGAGGAGGAGGGTGACGCAgcagatgagggagagggaggagaagaggaagaaggaggtgatgaaggagaggaaggagagaaggagggagaagacgagggaggagaggagggcgagaaggaggagggggaggaagagaaggaaggaggagaagaggaagaggaggcagctgAGGACGCAGAGGGAGAGACTAAAGccgaagaggaggaaggaggcgacgaagagaaagaagaggagggagagggtgaggagggagagaagggagaggaggaggaggagggaggagaggaggatgctgcagcagaggaggaggaggagtccaaAGATGAAAAATCTTCACCGGGTTCCAAATCTCCGCAAGCTAAGACTCCCACTTCCAAGTCCCCTGAGAGCAAGTCTCCCAAAGCGAAGTCCCCAGTCTCCAAGTCTCCTAAAACCAAATCCCCTGAATCCAAGTCACCTGCCACCAAGTCACCACCCAAAACACCTCAGCCCAAGTCTCCACCCAAGTCACCTGCACCAGAGAAGGTCAAAGCCCCACCAGCCAAGTCTGCCGACACGAAAGCTCCAGCAAAGAAATCCCCCGAGGCCAAGTCTGAATCCAAAGAGGAGAAACCAAAGGGCAAGAGCACGCCAGCAGAAGCCGAGAAGAGTGCACCCAAGTCCAAagataaggaggaggagcaggcacCCGAAGagaagcaggaagaggaggacgtgaaggaggaggaggcagagaaagacgGACCCTCCAAGGGAGAAGACAAGAAGGACGAGGGCAAGTCTCCTTCTAAGGAACCATCTCAACCAGcgaagaaagaggaagacaagCCAAAGACTGAAGATAAGGCCAAGGCGGAGACCAAGCCCGCTGCCAAACCAGCATCAGAGAAGAAATCACCCGAGAAGACAGAATCCAAGGACAAGAAGTCAGAGCCGTCCCAGGCGAAGGAAGCACCTGCAAAGGAGGCATCGAAAACGGAAAAAGCAGAGAAGTCTTCTAGTACAGACACAAAGCAAGCAAAGGCCACGGAAGAGAAGCCAAAGAAGTAA